From the Anaerolineae bacterium genome, one window contains:
- a CDS encoding carbohydrate ABC transporter permease: MRQRWKLLWKRSTGGEIGIFGFCLRWAVLLLFAVYFVVPLLWLVLAPSKSAPELLELNPLAFGSLRRIWEAWQRIMEYQDGEVLVWASNSIQYAIWALALSLAACIPAGYILAAARFPGRRLLLWLTLITMLLPPSALVLPLFMELNLVHLINTKWAVILPSAFFPFGTYLTYIYYASSLPPELLDAARADGCSEAQVFWHIALPLATPLLGLLAFINFTTNWNNFFGPYVLLNDDTLFNLPVGLQQFVAATSAIRPGFNPSPGVYVGYQQAEAALFGLIMIVPVAIVFLVAQRYVVGGAFTGSIKG; this comes from the coding sequence ATGCGGCAGAGATGGAAGCTTCTCTGGAAGAGAAGCACCGGCGGCGAAATTGGAATCTTTGGGTTTTGCCTGCGCTGGGCGGTGTTGTTGTTGTTTGCTGTGTATTTCGTCGTACCCTTACTCTGGCTTGTTCTGGCGCCTTCTAAAAGCGCGCCGGAACTTCTTGAGCTGAACCCCCTGGCCTTTGGTTCGCTCCGCCGTATTTGGGAAGCATGGCAGAGAATTATGGAGTATCAGGATGGCGAAGTGCTGGTATGGGCGTCCAATTCCATCCAATACGCGATATGGGCCCTGGCTCTGTCCCTGGCCGCTTGCATTCCCGCGGGCTACATTTTAGCCGCAGCGCGCTTTCCAGGTCGTCGTCTATTGCTCTGGCTGACCTTGATTACGATGTTGCTGCCACCCTCGGCCCTGGTCTTGCCCTTATTTATGGAACTGAATCTGGTGCATTTGATTAACACCAAGTGGGCTGTCATTTTGCCGTCAGCCTTCTTCCCCTTTGGCACATACTTGACCTATATCTACTACGCCTCCAGCCTGCCTCCGGAATTGCTCGACGCGGCGCGGGCAGACGGTTGTTCCGAAGCGCAAGTGTTCTGGCACATCGCCTTGCCGCTGGCCACACCCCTGTTGGGCTTGCTGGCCTTTATCAATTTCACCACGAATTGGAATAATTTTTTTGGCCCCTATGTTCTATTGAATGACGATACGCTTTTTAACCTTCCGGTCGGGCTGCAGCAGTTTGTCGCAGCCACATCCGCCATCCGCCCCGGATTCAATCCCAGCCCCGGTGTCTACGTTGGTTATCAACAAGCCGAAGCCGCCTTATTCGGGTTGATCATGATAGTGCCCGTGGCGATTGTATTTCTGGTCGCTCAACGCTATGTCGTTGGGGGCGCGTTCACCGGTTCAATCAAAGGGTGA
- a CDS encoding sugar ABC transporter permease yields MAILLQMRPGSLTTGLRTLYFIPGAVTGPILVLVAIFMLDPSISPFQNFLKGMGFDMLNDVIYPRSLPLIFTLMGFFSGAGLWIAIQYGALEGLSNEILEAATIDGCNVWQKILHIKLPLIRPYIIYQFILIFAGNVQLFVEPQILGSNANVGVGANVPMVWSPNQLAYNFAFEMGNFAAASALSLLMLVIGLGAAYVIISWTGFFNIEN; encoded by the coding sequence TTGGCAATATTGTTACAAATGCGCCCTGGATCGTTGACCACAGGCTTGCGCACCCTCTATTTCATACCCGGCGCAGTGACAGGCCCCATCCTGGTGCTGGTTGCCATTTTTATGCTGGATCCCAGTATCAGCCCTTTTCAGAATTTTTTAAAGGGCATGGGCTTTGACATGCTCAACGATGTAATCTACCCTCGCAGCTTGCCATTGATCTTCACCCTTATGGGTTTCTTCTCCGGCGCAGGTCTTTGGATTGCCATTCAATATGGCGCGTTGGAAGGTCTTTCAAATGAAATTTTGGAGGCGGCCACCATTGACGGTTGTAATGTATGGCAGAAAATTCTGCATATCAAACTGCCGCTCATCCGCCCTTATATCATTTATCAATTCATTTTGATTTTTGCCGGGAATGTGCAATTGTTCGTGGAACCTCAGATTTTGGGCAGTAACGCCAACGTTGGCGTTGGCGCCAATGTGCCCATGGTCTGGTCGCCCAACCAATTGGCCTACAACTTCGCTTTTGAGATGGGAAACTTTGCTGCCGCTTCTGCGCTGTCGCTGTTGATGCTGGTAATTGGACTGGGGGCCGCCTATGTGATAATCAGCTGGACCGGTTTTTTCAATATTGAAAACTAA
- a CDS encoding extracellular solute-binding protein, with the protein MPIKKLVLTLFALVLITGLLAACGTQAPVTVVVTAPPEVVEVEVEVTKIVEGETVTEQVVVTATPEPTVSPYDENAPITVWIDADRQAAFDAYVEAHPDKADLLKAVTVDREQFPAKVLLFNNTNQGWPDVVFAEPRLVGRVADDAHHFPLDLTDWVPADVINSYAGIDACTFDGKVYCLRHDLAMFVLYYNKPLMDEFGYTVPTTWEEFQDLSDKVAKEHPDYYLGTWGDGWTFISYFDASGCPSHELVDDSTLKIDMTDQRCVRAAKLVDHMLANGTMFNTDYWSAEWAQIVSSDHLLTLWGPAWMFGVFGGNKDSSWYKTSENQLGVAPPLKWEDDAEAQTPAMGGAAWTVSNHTKNPKLAADFVQWVTTSPDLWAGTTNFPAYEPIQSLWQEAVASNPLFANDPFPVYAQAATQITPLDKWPRFDLIAPLSEVVKTALTEEITVEESLPQVAEKIAPLAETHGYQVVTK; encoded by the coding sequence ATGCCTATCAAAAAGCTCGTTTTAACTCTTTTTGCACTTGTACTGATTACTGGTTTGCTGGCGGCTTGCGGCACTCAGGCTCCCGTTACAGTAGTTGTGACTGCTCCGCCGGAAGTGGTTGAGGTTGAAGTTGAGGTCACGAAGATTGTGGAAGGGGAAACCGTCACAGAACAGGTAGTGGTGACCGCCACGCCCGAACCGACAGTAAGCCCCTATGACGAAAATGCCCCCATCACGGTCTGGATTGATGCGGATCGTCAAGCCGCCTTTGATGCTTACGTTGAGGCCCATCCAGATAAAGCCGATCTCCTCAAGGCGGTGACGGTTGACCGTGAGCAGTTCCCGGCAAAAGTTCTGCTGTTCAACAATACTAACCAGGGCTGGCCCGATGTGGTTTTTGCGGAACCCCGTCTTGTCGGTCGGGTGGCCGATGACGCGCACCATTTCCCGCTTGATCTGACGGATTGGGTACCCGCCGACGTAATCAACAGCTATGCCGGGATAGATGCCTGCACCTTTGACGGCAAGGTCTACTGCCTGCGCCATGACCTGGCCATGTTTGTGTTGTACTATAACAAACCGCTCATGGACGAGTTTGGTTACACTGTGCCCACCACGTGGGAGGAGTTTCAGGATCTCAGCGACAAGGTGGCCAAGGAACATCCTGACTATTATCTGGGGACCTGGGGGGATGGCTGGACGTTCATCAGCTATTTTGATGCCAGCGGTTGCCCCTCGCATGAGTTGGTTGATGACAGCACCCTCAAAATCGATATGACAGACCAACGTTGCGTCCGCGCGGCGAAACTGGTTGACCACATGCTGGCCAACGGTACGATGTTCAATACCGATTATTGGTCAGCCGAATGGGCGCAGATCGTCTCGAGTGACCATCTGTTGACGCTGTGGGGGCCGGCCTGGATGTTTGGCGTCTTTGGCGGCAACAAGGATAGCTCCTGGTATAAGACATCTGAAAATCAACTCGGGGTTGCCCCGCCGCTGAAATGGGAAGATGATGCTGAAGCCCAGACTCCGGCCATGGGTGGCGCAGCCTGGACTGTCTCCAACCATACCAAGAATCCCAAACTGGCTGCGGATTTTGTCCAGTGGGTCACCACCTCCCCTGATCTCTGGGCAGGGACCACCAATTTCCCGGCGTACGAACCCATCCAATCTCTGTGGCAGGAAGCAGTGGCGAGCAATCCGCTCTTTGCCAACGACCCCTTCCCAGTCTATGCGCAAGCCGCCACCCAGATTACGCCACTCGACAAGTGGCCGCGGTTTGACCTCATCGCCCCCTTGAGTGAGGTTGTTAAGACAGCGTTGACCGAGGAGATAACGGTCGAAGAGAGTCTGCCGCAAGTGGCAGAAAAGATCGCCCCGCTAGCGGAAACGCATGGGTACCAGGTTGTCACTAAGTAG